One part of the Phragmites australis chromosome 3, lpPhrAust1.1, whole genome shotgun sequence genome encodes these proteins:
- the LOC133913153 gene encoding probable inactive receptor kinase RLK902, translating into MRSPPPPPWRPRLLHFALPLLLAALAARAGADLADDARALLAFRDAVGRHLAWNGTDLGGACSWTGVTCEGGRVAVLRLPGAALSGQVPAGTLGNLTALHTLSLRLNALSGELPADLASAASLRNVFLNGNRLSGEFPQAILALPGLVRLALGGNDLSGPIPAALGNLTSLRALLLENNRFSGEIPDVKLPQLQQFNVSFNQLNGSIPSGLRTMPRSSFLGTDLCGGPLGPCPGEASPSPAPAGQPTSSTPVPSGGGGGGGEGGNGGGSGNKSKKLSGGAIAGIAIGSALGAALLLFLLVCLCRRSGRTKTRSLEMPPPSPTPVAVAGGRKPPEMTSGAVVAPLTTVGHVHASVGQSTSGKKLVFFGSAAAVAPFDLEGLLRASAEVLGKGAFGTTYKAVLESGATVAVKRLKDVTLSEPEFRERIAEIGELQHEFIVPLHAYYYSKDEKLLVYDFMPMGSLSAVLHGNRGSGRTQLYWETRSSIALAAARGIEYIHSTSSTASHGNIKSSNVLLDKSYQARVSDNGLTTLVGPSSTPSRTTGYRAPEVTDSRRVSQKADVYSFGVLLLELLTGKAPSQAALNDEGVDLPRWVQSVVRSEWTSEVFDMELLRHQNVEEQMVQLLQLAIDCVAQVPEARPSMLHVVMRIEEIKKSNESAEAKEQQQKVSNIEEGDDQSSRAESIKAPTNPFAPNLD; encoded by the exons atgcggtcgccgccgcccccgccgtgGCGGCCCCGCCTCCTCCATTTCGCGCTCCCCCTGCTGCTCGCGGCGCtggcggcgcgggcgggggcCGACCTCGCGGACGACGCGCGGGCGCTGCTGGCGTTCCGGGATGCCGTGGGGCGGCACCTGGCGTGGAACGGCACTGACCTCGGAGGTGCGTGCTCGTGGACAGGTGTCACCTGCGAAGGCGGCCGCGTGGCTGTGCTGCGGCTCCCCGGGGCGGCGCTTTCGGGGCAGGTCCCCGCGGGGACGCTCGGGAACCTTACGGCACTCCACACACTCAGCCTTCGCCTCAACGCGCTCTCCGGCGAGCTCCCGGCCGACCTCGCCTCCGCGGCCTCGCTCAGGAACGTCTTCCTCAACGGGAACCGGCTGTCCGGCGAGTTCCCGCAGGCGATTCTCGCGCTTCCGGGGCTCGTCAGGCTCGCGCTCGGCGGGAACGACCTTTCGGGCCCCATCCCGGCGGCGCTTGGCAACCTCACGAGCCTCAGGGCCCTGCTCCTCGAGAATAATCGCTTTTCCGGCGAGATTCCGGATGTGAAGCTGCCGCAGCTGCAGCAGTTCAATGTCTCGTTCAACCAGTTAAACGGATCCATCCCATCTGGGCTTCGGACCATGCCACGCTCGTCTTTCCTGGGAACGGACTTGTGCGGCGGGCCCTTGGGACCTTGCCCTGGTGAGGCCTCGCCATCCCCTGCTCCGGCGGGGCAGCCGACCTCATCGACACCTGTGcccagtggcggcggcggcggcggcggcgaaggtggAAATGGGGGAGGAAGTGGTAATAAGAGCAAGAAGCTCTCTGGCGGTGCCATTGCCGGAATCGCCATAGGCTCCGCCTTGGGAGCCGcgcttctcctcttcctcctcgtctgCCTCTGCCGCAGGTCGGGACGCACCAAGACGCGGTCTCTGGAGATGCCGCCTCCTTCTCCGACGCCGGTCGCTGTTGCCGGCGGCCGGAAACCTCCCGAGATGACCAGTGGCGCGGTCGTAGCGCCGTTGACAACCGTAGGCCACGTACATGCTTCTGTTGGTCAGTCGACGTCCGGGAAGAAGCTGGTTTTCTTTGGGTCAGCGGCCGCCGTGGCACCGTTCGACCTGGAGGGCCTGCTGCGCGCGTCGGCTGAGGTGCTCGGAAAAGGAGCGTTTGGGACGACATACAAGGCAGTGCTTGAGTCTGGGGCGACTGTGGCGGTGAAGCGGCTCAAGGACGTGACTCTATCTGAGCCTGAGTTCCGTGAACGCATTGCTGAGATTGGTGAGCTTCAACACGAGTTCATCGTGCCGCTCCACGCCTACTACTACAGCAAAGATGAGAAGCTACTTGTATACGACTTCATGCCCATGGGCAGCCTTTCTGCAGTCCTGCACG GGAACAGAGGTTCTGGTCGTACACAGCTTTACTGGGAAACAAGATCAAGCATTGCCCTAGCTGCAGCACGTGGTATCGAGTACATCCACTCAACGAGCTCAACGGCTTCCCACGGCAACATCAAGTCATCTAATGTCCTCCTGGACAAATCATATCAAGCACGTGTATCAGACAATGGGCTTACCACTCTTGTTGGTCCATCATCTACACCATCTCGCACCACTGGATACCGTGCACCTGAGGTTACGGATTCCCGGAGGGTATCCCAGAAGGCAGACGTCTACAGCTTTGGTGTTCTGTTGCTTGAGCTGCTCACTGGCAAGGCCCCCAGTCAGGCTGCTCTCAACGATGAGGGTGTTGACCTGCCTAGGTGGGTGCAGTCGGTTGTTCGCTCAGAGTGGACTTCAGAGGTGTTTGATATGGAGCTCCTGAGACATCAGAATGTTGAGGAACAGATGGTTCAGCTTCTGCAGCTTGCTATAGACTGTGTTGCTCAAGTACCAGAGGCTCGGCCATCAATGCTGCATGTTGTCATGCGGATAGAGGAGATCAAGAAATCAAACGAAAGCGCTGAAGCAAAAGAACAGCAGCAGAAGGTCTCGAACATCGAAGAAGGCGATGATCAATCTTCCAGGGCTGAATCTATCAAGGCTCCAACCAATCCCTTTGCTCCTAATCTCGATTGA